A region from the Mucilaginibacter sp. CSA2-8R genome encodes:
- a CDS encoding YsnF/AvaK domain-containing protein: protein MPNWNIFADENTPKDREGQDTNLTTIPVMQEDLQVDKQLIESGKVNVSKRVVDEDVTVDVPVAHEEVTVEKKAINQYVDTPPPAVRQDGDTTIISVLKEVLVVEKRLMLVEEVHITKKRTETSNPTQEKLRREEVIVSRTTNL, encoded by the coding sequence ATGCCAAACTGGAATATCTTTGCCGATGAAAACACCCCTAAAGACCGCGAGGGGCAGGACACCAACCTTACCACTATACCGGTAATGCAGGAAGATTTACAGGTTGACAAACAACTGATTGAAAGCGGCAAAGTAAATGTATCAAAACGTGTGGTTGATGAGGATGTTACCGTTGATGTTCCGGTAGCACACGAAGAAGTTACAGTAGAGAAAAAAGCCATTAACCAATACGTTGATACGCCGCCACCAGCGGTTAGACAAGACGGTGACACCACTATTATATCCGTATTAAAAGAAGTATTAGTGGTTGAAAAACGGTTGATGCTGGTTGAAGAAGTACACATCACTAAAAAACGTACGGAAACATCCAACCCTACTCAGGAAAAATTACGCCGCGAAGAAGTTATTGTAAGTCGTACAACCAATCTTTAA
- a CDS encoding oxygenase MpaB family protein — MNTTLVRYTDDFLSAMREQTDTAADDLLERCFSSEEGKLVLRHFLTDLNDNEQLLKLPELLQNESLLCNAAQLPEWANLKQMQTGAAFFARYAALIMNMLGLLSLPYCYAAADGAKVLYHSERLRNDVGKRLRETGEFVWQVMSPDAFAPEGQGFATIIKVRMMHAMARYYTLKSSHWQAAWGQPVNQEDMAGTNLSFSLLVIRGLRKLDIAVSYADQQAFMHLWNVIGHLLGVDQKLLPVDGQQAIDLEQTISCRQIKPSEEGRALTKSLTDYITGANLTKGRIGAKETVQLMRFLMGDEIADVIDLPAGRVPASAINLLKLAGMFQEFKVVPSVNNEYRQQYSQFKKQHAGL, encoded by the coding sequence ATGAATACAACGTTAGTCAGATATACGGATGATTTTTTATCGGCAATGCGTGAGCAAACAGATACTGCCGCCGATGACTTGCTGGAGCGATGTTTTAGCAGCGAAGAAGGTAAGTTAGTATTACGCCATTTCCTGACTGATCTGAATGATAATGAGCAGCTTTTGAAACTACCCGAATTGCTGCAAAATGAATCTTTACTTTGTAATGCTGCACAATTACCGGAATGGGCTAATTTAAAGCAAATGCAAACAGGGGCTGCTTTTTTTGCCCGGTATGCCGCTTTAATCATGAATATGTTGGGTTTGCTGTCGTTGCCTTACTGTTATGCCGCAGCAGATGGCGCTAAGGTATTGTATCATTCTGAGAGGCTACGGAATGATGTGGGCAAACGCCTGCGCGAAACTGGCGAATTTGTATGGCAGGTCATGTCGCCGGATGCGTTCGCACCCGAGGGGCAAGGCTTTGCTACCATCATAAAAGTTAGGATGATGCACGCTATGGCGCGTTACTATACGCTTAAAAGCAGCCATTGGCAAGCGGCTTGGGGGCAGCCTGTAAACCAGGAAGACATGGCAGGTACTAACTTGTCGTTCTCGTTGCTGGTTATTAGAGGGCTACGGAAGTTGGACATTGCAGTGAGCTACGCAGACCAACAAGCTTTTATGCATTTATGGAACGTGATTGGCCACTTGTTAGGTGTCGATCAAAAATTATTACCCGTGGATGGGCAGCAGGCGATTGATTTAGAACAAACTATAAGTTGCAGACAGATAAAGCCATCCGAGGAAGGAAGAGCTTTAACTAAGTCGCTGACAGATTATATTACAGGGGCAAATCTTACTAAGGGAAGGATTGGCGCTAAAGAAACGGTGCAGCTAATGCGCTTTTTGATGGGTGATGAAATTGCTGATGTAATTGATTTACCTGCAGGACGGGTGCCTGCCTCTGCCATAAACTTATTAAAGCTGGCCGGGATGTTTCAGGAGTTTAAAGTTGTGCCTTCTGTCAATAATGAATACCGGCAGCAGTATAGCCAGTTTAAAAAGCAACACGCCGGTTTGTAA
- a CDS encoding efflux RND transporter permease subunit, with amino-acid sequence MKDLKKEFGPSSWAIDNKTAVYVLMILITVLGLISYNNLPKENFPDIAVPKIFITTRFIGQSPQNIENLVTRQLEKQLKSLKGLKKVTSNSVQNASIITAEFNANVEVKDAKVEVKDAVDKAKDDLPKNDNNFQEPVISDINVADLPILYVNLSGDYDLKKLKEYADILKDEIESFKEISRVDEIGALTPEIQVNVDINKMSSAQLTFNDIIQAIGNENILASVGTIKTDGVRRSIDIKKDFKNADEVGDMFIRNPKGQAIYLRDIAEVKDSFLEQESYARLKTPESDKFKNVITLNVSKRSGENLIEASDKINALIKEKQKTVFPKGLNVTVTGDQSDKTRVTLNDLINTIIIGFILVTVILMFFMGTTNAIFVALSVPLSCFIAFLVMPWIGFTLNMIVLFSFLLALGIVVDDAIVVIENTHRIFDNGRVPIKEAAKIAAGEVFLPVFSGTMTTLAPFVPLAFWNSIIGKFMFFLPITLIITLLASLVVAYIMNPVFAVDFMKPHVDGEHDHPKFDKGTRKTTFILGGITVILYLMTLLPADSALHISVLLPNLMVLFIVLYLLNHFVLLKVIDRFQKNAWPRFQNWYAKWLERAVKRPVTVLLGTFGLFVLAIILNIVLGKTPEFFPSGDPNFAYVYITMPIGTDQAATNNITKKIEQKVARVVEPDKDIVSSIISNVTKSVTDPQDEDQGEYQNKGKVTVAFVEFGKRNGKDTKTILKNIRSAVQGYPGAQVSVAQESSGPPVQKDISIEIIGDNLDTLVKTSNRLKAYLAKQNIAGIENLVADVQSDKPEILFDIDRNRANREGISTGQITQNLVTGILGWKAADFRNTKEDDYQIKVRALEQQRGSIDDIRNMKITYRDLATGGAIRQVPISAFSDIRYTNTYSNIKRKQQRRVLTLGSNVIKPYNANDVNASILQAIRNFKKPDNVIIRQGGGQEDQMEAVTFLGGALATSFGLILIILMIQFNSIGKTLIIISEIFFSIIGVLLGVSIFGMTMAIVMTGVGIIALAGVVVRNGILLVEFTDLLIEQGANPHDAVVEAGHTRMTPVLLTATAAILGLIPLAVGFNIDFVGLFTHLEPHIHFGGDNVAFWGPLAWTMIFGLGFATIITLIVVPCMYLIRIRLKERLFKKKTEPVKQAELDAVH; translated from the coding sequence ATGAAAGATCTGAAAAAAGAATTTGGCCCCTCAAGCTGGGCCATTGATAATAAAACGGCGGTATACGTACTCATGATTTTGATTACGGTACTGGGCCTCATCAGCTACAATAACCTGCCGAAAGAAAATTTTCCGGACATTGCCGTTCCTAAGATTTTCATCACCACAAGGTTTATTGGCCAGTCGCCTCAGAATATAGAAAACCTTGTAACCCGGCAACTCGAAAAACAATTAAAGTCGCTCAAGGGGTTAAAAAAAGTAACCTCTAACTCTGTACAGAATGCCTCAATTATTACTGCAGAATTTAACGCTAACGTAGAGGTTAAAGACGCCAAAGTAGAGGTTAAAGATGCTGTTGATAAAGCTAAAGACGACCTGCCTAAAAATGACAACAACTTTCAGGAGCCTGTTATATCAGACATCAATGTGGCCGATTTACCCATTTTGTACGTAAACCTTTCGGGCGATTATGATTTAAAAAAGCTGAAAGAATACGCCGATATTTTGAAGGATGAAATTGAAAGCTTTAAAGAAATATCGAGGGTTGATGAGATTGGCGCCTTAACGCCCGAAATACAGGTGAATGTAGATATCAATAAAATGAGCTCCGCTCAGCTTACCTTTAATGATATTATACAGGCTATCGGCAACGAGAATATTCTGGCCTCGGTAGGTACTATTAAAACTGATGGTGTAAGGCGAAGCATTGACATTAAAAAAGACTTTAAAAATGCCGATGAGGTTGGCGATATGTTTATTCGCAATCCTAAAGGCCAGGCCATATACCTGCGCGACATAGCCGAAGTAAAAGACTCCTTTTTGGAGCAGGAAAGCTATGCCCGCCTTAAAACGCCCGAAAGCGATAAGTTTAAAAATGTAATCACCCTCAATGTTAGTAAACGGTCGGGCGAGAACCTTATTGAAGCATCAGATAAAATTAACGCGCTGATTAAAGAAAAACAAAAAACGGTTTTCCCGAAAGGCTTAAACGTTACCGTTACTGGCGACCAGTCTGATAAAACGCGCGTAACCCTTAACGATTTAATTAACACCATCATTATCGGCTTTATACTGGTAACCGTTATTTTGATGTTTTTTATGGGAACCACCAACGCCATCTTTGTGGCCTTATCGGTTCCGCTATCATGTTTCATTGCCTTTTTGGTGATGCCCTGGATTGGGTTTACACTCAACATGATCGTACTCTTCTCGTTCTTACTGGCCTTGGGCATTGTAGTAGATGATGCAATTGTGGTAATCGAGAATACCCACCGTATTTTTGATAACGGCCGTGTGCCTATTAAAGAAGCTGCCAAAATAGCTGCGGGCGAAGTATTTTTACCTGTATTTTCGGGTACCATGACTACCCTGGCTCCCTTCGTTCCGTTGGCATTCTGGAATAGTATCATCGGTAAATTCATGTTCTTTTTACCTATTACGCTCATCATTACCCTGCTGGCATCGTTAGTAGTAGCATACATTATGAACCCCGTGTTTGCGGTTGATTTTATGAAACCACATGTTGACGGGGAGCATGACCATCCAAAATTTGATAAAGGCACGCGTAAAACCACTTTTATTTTGGGCGGCATTACTGTAATTCTTTACCTGATGACCTTACTGCCTGCCGACAGTGCCTTACATATCTCGGTATTACTGCCTAACCTGATGGTGCTGTTTATTGTGCTATATCTGCTTAACCATTTTGTTTTGCTCAAGGTGATTGACCGGTTCCAGAAAAATGCTTGGCCGCGCTTTCAAAACTGGTATGCCAAGTGGCTGGAGCGGGCAGTTAAACGCCCGGTTACGGTGCTGCTGGGCACCTTTGGCTTGTTTGTACTGGCTATTATCTTAAATATAGTTTTAGGCAAAACACCGGAATTTTTCCCGTCGGGCGACCCGAACTTTGCCTACGTTTACATTACCATGCCCATTGGCACAGACCAGGCCGCTACCAATAATATTACAAAGAAGATTGAACAAAAGGTAGCACGGGTAGTAGAGCCTGATAAAGATATTGTATCTTCCATCATATCTAATGTAACTAAAAGTGTAACCGACCCGCAAGACGAAGACCAAGGCGAGTATCAAAATAAAGGTAAGGTGACTGTAGCCTTCGTAGAGTTTGGTAAACGTAATGGTAAAGACACCAAAACCATTTTAAAAAACATCCGCAGCGCCGTACAGGGCTACCCCGGTGCGCAGGTTTCGGTAGCGCAGGAGAGCAGCGGTCCGCCAGTGCAAAAAGATATCAGTATCGAAATTATTGGCGATAACCTGGATACGCTGGTTAAAACCAGCAACCGCTTAAAAGCCTATTTAGCTAAGCAAAACATTGCCGGCATCGAAAACCTGGTGGCCGACGTACAAAGCGACAAGCCCGAAATTCTTTTTGATATTGACCGCAACCGTGCAAATCGCGAAGGAATATCAACCGGACAGATCACTCAAAACCTGGTTACCGGTATATTGGGATGGAAAGCAGCCGATTTTAGAAATACTAAAGAAGACGACTACCAGATTAAGGTAAGGGCGCTTGAGCAACAACGCGGCAGTATTGATGACATCCGCAACATGAAGATTACCTACCGGGATCTGGCTACCGGCGGCGCCATCAGGCAGGTGCCTATATCGGCTTTTTCAGATATACGTTACACCAATACTTATAGTAACATCAAACGCAAGCAACAACGCAGGGTATTAACTTTAGGCTCTAACGTAATTAAGCCCTATAATGCTAATGACGTAAATGCCAGCATACTTCAGGCCATCCGCAATTTCAAAAAACCGGACAACGTAATTATCCGCCAGGGCGGTGGCCAGGAAGACCAGATGGAAGCCGTAACTTTCCTGGGCGGGGCGTTGGCTACCTCGTTCGGGTTGATTTTGATTATTTTGATGATTCAATTTAACTCGATAGGTAAAACGCTGATTATCATTAGTGAGATTTTCTTTAGTATCATTGGCGTATTGCTGGGTGTAAGCATTTTCGGCATGACGATGGCCATCGTAATGACCGGGGTGGGTATTATTGCTCTGGCCGGTGTGGTGGTACGTAACGGCATTTTATTAGTTGAGTTTACCGATTTGTTAATAGAACAGGGTGCTAACCCGCATGATGCCGTGGTTGAAGCGGGCCATACCCGGATGACACCGGTACTACTTACTGCCACTGCCGCTATATTAGGGTTAATACCGCTGGCCGTTGGCTTTAATATAGATTTTGTGGGTTTGTTTACACACCTGGAACCACACATTCATTTTGGTGGTGACAACGTTGCCTTTTGGGGACCATTAGCCTGGACCATGATTTTCGGCTTAGGCTTTGCCACCATTATTACATTGATTGTGGTGCCTTGTATGTACCTGATCAGGATAAGACTTAAAGAACGTTTATTTAAAAAGAAAACCGAACCTGTTAAACAGGCAGAATTGGATGCCGTGCATTAA
- a CDS encoding efflux RND transporter periplasmic adaptor subunit, with the protein MKKLIYIPALALLAACSNKPKDKAAELAELKKQQAELNAKVTSLEAQIGSKTDSGKVTDVSILEVKPTSFANYIQLQGKIDAEDNVTAYPQSPGTITAIYAKAGQHVKRGQLLVQLDNAVLKQTIAQAEAQASLSRTLFQRQKNLWDQKIGTEVQFLQAQTALQTAEKQVAALRQQSNLYRIVSPISGTIDQMDLKLGQAAQPGTTGIRIVNADNLKVKADVPESYAGSVNTGNTVKILIPDASDSLTTRISFAAKAIDPTSRSFAVEVKLPVRSTLRPNMTAILKIADYSKSDAIVIPVKAIQRSEDGDYVYINNGGTAKKVVIKTGKTYAGQTEVLSGIKAGDQLVTEGASDIEDGDKIKVS; encoded by the coding sequence ATGAAAAAACTGATATACATACCTGCACTGGCTTTATTGGCTGCCTGCAGTAATAAACCTAAAGATAAGGCTGCAGAGTTGGCTGAACTTAAAAAACAGCAAGCCGAACTCAACGCCAAGGTAACCTCACTTGAGGCGCAGATAGGCTCGAAAACCGACAGTGGTAAAGTTACTGACGTAAGCATATTGGAAGTTAAGCCCACCAGCTTTGCCAACTACATACAATTGCAGGGCAAAATTGATGCTGAGGATAACGTTACGGCATATCCGCAATCGCCGGGCACTATAACCGCTATTTATGCCAAGGCAGGCCAGCACGTAAAGCGCGGACAGTTACTGGTGCAGTTAGATAATGCGGTGTTAAAGCAAACTATTGCCCAGGCCGAAGCCCAGGCATCATTAAGCCGCACATTATTTCAGCGTCAAAAAAACCTGTGGGACCAAAAAATAGGCACCGAGGTACAGTTTTTACAGGCTCAAACCGCTTTACAAACGGCCGAAAAGCAGGTAGCCGCTTTACGTCAGCAATCCAACCTTTATCGTATTGTGTCTCCAATCAGCGGCACCATCGATCAGATGGATCTGAAATTGGGCCAGGCTGCGCAACCGGGCACTACAGGCATACGCATTGTTAATGCCGATAATTTAAAGGTTAAGGCCGACGTACCTGAGTCTTATGCCGGCAGTGTAAACACGGGCAATACCGTTAAAATTTTAATACCCGATGCCAGCGATTCATTAACTACCCGCATCAGCTTTGCAGCAAAGGCTATCGACCCAACCTCACGCAGTTTTGCAGTTGAAGTAAAACTGCCCGTTCGCAGCACCCTACGCCCTAACATGACCGCCATTTTAAAAATTGCCGATTATTCGAAATCCGATGCTATTGTTATCCCGGTTAAAGCCATTCAACGGTCGGAAGACGGCGATTATGTTTATATTAATAACGGTGGTACGGCTAAAAAAGTAGTCATTAAAACCGGTAAAACTTATGCTGGGCAAACCGAGGTATTATCGGGTATTAAAGCCGGCGACCAGCTGGTAACTGAAGGCGCCTCTGATATTGAAGACGGCGATAAGATTAAAGTGTCTTAA
- a CDS encoding TolC family protein has product MKTYIIIFSLLCLLCLEGNAQLVPPGNQTYSFTLQDCINYAYEHQDTVLNAALDVKSTEYRIKEIIGSGLPQINAGATFQDYLKLPSTLVDISAFSNGQVPPGTLAPFKFGVKYQSNLTLDINQIIFDGSFLVGLKARSTYRELSQRNYKRSKIDANVNVTKAYYQVLVSDEQVRLLDANLAQLKQQLDQTTAQNKQGFVEKIDVDRLAYQYNALQTQRENIIRLLVLNYQLLKFQMGMPIGENLALKDKLADVKLEENTADLNTDSTFYKNRIEYNLFESQVKLNGFDVKRRKALFLPSLNAFGNATSSYQNNTFGGLYGNYFPASYVGLRLTVPVFNGGQRVAQLRQTQITLQKSQNDLYRLKDALNLQASRARIMFFNGLQTLNSQRRNQDLAREVLRVTKIKYQQGVGSSIEVTQAQTALEDADNKYIQGLYDALVSKVELDKAYGRIQ; this is encoded by the coding sequence ATGAAAACCTACATAATTATATTCAGCCTGTTATGCTTGCTCTGTTTGGAAGGGAATGCTCAATTGGTGCCACCTGGCAATCAAACTTACAGCTTTACCCTGCAAGATTGCATTAACTATGCGTACGAGCACCAGGACACTGTACTTAATGCTGCCCTGGATGTAAAGAGCACAGAATATCGCATCAAAGAAATTATCGGAAGTGGTTTGCCTCAGATCAATGCGGGTGCTACCTTTCAGGATTATTTAAAGCTGCCGTCTACCCTGGTAGATATCAGCGCATTTTCTAACGGACAGGTGCCGCCCGGAACTTTGGCACCATTCAAATTTGGTGTAAAATATCAATCTAATTTAACGCTTGATATTAACCAGATTATTTTTGACGGAAGCTTTTTAGTTGGCTTAAAAGCCCGAAGCACCTACCGCGAGTTGTCGCAACGCAACTATAAACGCAGCAAGATTGATGCAAATGTAAACGTAACCAAAGCTTACTATCAGGTTTTGGTAAGCGATGAGCAGGTAAGGCTGCTTGACGCCAACCTGGCCCAACTAAAGCAGCAATTAGATCAAACCACGGCTCAAAACAAACAAGGTTTTGTAGAAAAAATAGACGTTGACCGTTTAGCTTACCAATACAATGCTTTACAAACACAGCGCGAAAATATTATACGCTTACTGGTGCTAAACTATCAATTGCTCAAATTTCAGATGGGTATGCCCATAGGCGAAAACCTGGCATTGAAAGACAAATTGGCTGACGTAAAACTGGAGGAGAATACCGCCGATTTGAACACAGACAGCACCTTTTATAAAAACCGTATTGAATACAACTTATTTGAATCGCAGGTTAAGTTAAACGGCTTTGATGTAAAACGTCGCAAAGCGCTATTCTTACCGTCACTTAATGCCTTTGGTAACGCTACCTCGTCTTATCAAAATAACACCTTTGGCGGCTTGTACGGCAATTACTTTCCGGCCAGCTATGTAGGCTTGCGTCTTACAGTGCCGGTGTTTAACGGCGGCCAAAGAGTGGCACAATTACGGCAAACACAAATTACGCTGCAAAAATCGCAAAACGACCTATACCGTTTAAAAGATGCTTTAAACCTGCAAGCCAGCCGTGCCCGGATAATGTTTTTTAACGGCTTACAAACTTTAAACAGCCAGCGCCGCAATCAGGATTTAGCCCGCGAGGTACTGCGGGTAACCAAAATTAAGTATCAGCAAGGCGTAGGTTCCAGCATTGAGGTAACCCAGGCACAAACCGCTTTAGAAGATGCCGACAACAAATACATACAAGGCCTTTACGATGCCCTGGTGAGCAAAGTTGAACTGGATAAAGCATACGGACGCATTCAATAA
- a CDS encoding MarR family transcriptional regulator encodes MERCSINKDLLLFKIFNIHKIICNKANKLFSKDGVNIQFEQIPVLMVAYYHGPVSQQDIADEIVRDKSSVLRTIASLESSGFLKVKPDVTDKRKKLISITDTGADLAKKIAGEADAIDNQMFTNLSVAEKLILTELLEKCSTHLQAIT; translated from the coding sequence GTGGAAAGATGTAGTATTAATAAAGATTTGCTGCTGTTTAAGATCTTCAACATTCACAAAATAATTTGTAACAAAGCCAATAAATTATTTTCTAAAGATGGAGTAAACATTCAGTTTGAGCAGATACCAGTATTGATGGTGGCTTATTATCATGGCCCGGTATCTCAGCAGGATATTGCCGACGAGATTGTACGTGATAAATCGTCTGTGTTGAGAACGATAGCTTCGCTGGAAAGCTCGGGATTTTTAAAGGTAAAACCTGATGTTACAGATAAACGGAAGAAGCTCATCAGTATCACCGATACAGGAGCAGATTTAGCAAAAAAGATAGCCGGCGAAGCAGATGCTATAGACAACCAGATGTTCACTAACCTGTCAGTAGCCGAAAAATTAATACTTACAGAACTATTGGAAAAATGCTCAACCCATCTGCAAGCTATAACCTGA
- a CDS encoding M28 family peptidase, whose amino-acid sequence MKTTNYLFTAGISLGLMVNIAQAQKATVNKEVAQAMEQASPAQLKADITYLADDKLKGRQPGTEGYQMAADYVISRMKAYGVQPAGEAGGWLQQVKLRKAFIGPNPEVILTKGTSGSILAYGKEVTVIPNPAESTGSVNAPVAFVGCGITNTEQNYDDYKGIDVKGKAVLIVRGAPKSFPSSVASHSMDMVTLQKNAAAHGAIAVLFASSDSTRRMINNMNRPSYSVLDNQGKVSVSGSFYSTQIKMVATLSYAVSKQFLQGGGKEIDATVAALKNGTVQSADLGYTLKGRYTSTWQDINSFNVVGKVTGSDAKLKNEYVVHSAHLDHLGIGRPVEGDSLYNGAHDNASGVASMLQIANIYSHVKVKPKRSVLFVAVTGEELGELGSGYFAVNPTVPVKNIVADVNTDMPTIIAPLLSVTALGAEHSSLAKVVDEAAAYLDLTVEPDPEPKENRFVRSDQYSFVKQGIPALHIKYGSRTPDGKNNLNETVAVWRAKYYHKPQDDINGMFDFDAGAKYARLNFLIGYLVANNPVRPEWNKGDIFAAKQ is encoded by the coding sequence ATGAAAACAACAAATTATCTGTTTACCGCCGGCATAAGCCTGGGTTTAATGGTAAATATTGCCCAGGCGCAAAAGGCTACTGTAAATAAAGAGGTGGCGCAAGCCATGGAGCAGGCCAGCCCGGCTCAACTTAAAGCAGACATTACTTACCTGGCCGATGATAAACTGAAAGGGCGCCAACCAGGTACCGAAGGTTACCAAATGGCAGCGGATTATGTAATAAGCAGAATGAAAGCCTATGGCGTACAGCCCGCCGGAGAAGCCGGTGGCTGGCTGCAACAGGTAAAATTACGCAAAGCCTTTATCGGCCCTAATCCGGAAGTAATATTAACTAAAGGTACTTCAGGTAGCATTTTGGCTTATGGTAAAGAGGTAACTGTTATACCTAACCCAGCCGAGAGCACTGGCAGTGTGAACGCACCTGTGGCATTTGTAGGTTGCGGAATCACTAACACTGAGCAAAATTATGACGATTATAAAGGCATAGATGTAAAAGGGAAGGCGGTGCTGATTGTTAGGGGAGCGCCCAAAAGCTTTCCGTCGTCTGTGGCCTCGCATAGCATGGACATGGTAACGCTGCAAAAAAATGCTGCGGCTCATGGTGCCATAGCCGTGCTGTTCGCCTCGTCAGACAGTACCCGCCGCATGATTAACAATATGAACCGCCCGTCGTACAGTGTGCTGGACAATCAGGGTAAGGTATCAGTTTCGGGTAGTTTTTATTCTACACAAATTAAAATGGTAGCTACCCTGAGCTACGCCGTATCTAAACAGTTTTTGCAGGGTGGCGGTAAAGAAATTGATGCAACCGTGGCTGCCCTCAAAAACGGAACCGTACAGTCGGCTGATTTAGGTTATACGCTGAAAGGTAGGTATACCAGTACCTGGCAGGATATAAACAGCTTTAATGTAGTAGGCAAGGTTACCGGCAGCGATGCAAAGTTGAAAAACGAATACGTGGTACACAGCGCTCACTTAGACCATTTGGGTATTGGCCGCCCGGTAGAAGGTGATTCGCTTTACAATGGTGCACATGATAATGCGTCGGGCGTAGCCAGTATGCTGCAGATTGCCAATATATACTCGCATGTAAAAGTTAAGCCTAAACGCTCGGTACTGTTTGTTGCCGTAACCGGCGAGGAGTTAGGCGAGTTAGGTTCAGGCTATTTTGCGGTGAACCCAACGGTGCCTGTAAAAAATATTGTAGCCGACGTAAACACCGACATGCCAACCATTATTGCTCCATTGCTTTCTGTTACAGCATTAGGAGCCGAGCATTCATCGCTGGCTAAGGTAGTAGACGAGGCCGCTGCTTATCTGGATTTAACCGTTGAGCCTGACCCAGAGCCTAAAGAAAACCGTTTTGTGCGTAGCGACCAGTACAGTTTTGTTAAACAAGGAATACCCGCCTTGCACATCAAATACGGCAGCCGCACACCCGATGGTAAAAATAACCTGAACGAGACAGTGGCCGTATGGCGCGCAAAATACTATCACAAACCGCAGGATGACATTAACGGTATGTTTGATTTTGATGCCGGTGCCAAATACGCCAGGTTAAACTTTTTAATAGGTTACCTGGTAGCTAACAACCCGGTACGCCCGGAATGGAATAAAGGCGATATTTTTGCCGCGAAGCAATAA